TCTCAAATCCGACCTTCATCGCACCTGACATCTACGCAGATAAAGGCGCAATGAATCCCGGTCGGGAGCGAGACCAAGTCAGGAGCGGGCGCTACACGCTCACCAGCACGCTGCCGCTGCTCTCTCAGGAAGACCTGATGTCGCAGATCATCGAGGTCACCATTCCTGGCACGCTGAATCCGACTGTTGGAGATGCCTTGAAGCATGCATTGGCACGCTCCGGGTATTCACTCACGGCCCCGAACAACGTGACGGAAGTCCTGTACTCCAGGCCACTGCCGGCAGCGCACTACAAGCTTGGCCCCATGAAGCTGCGCGATACCCTGCAGGTACTCGCAGGGCCGGCGTGGAGGGTGCAGGTTGATGAGGTGACTCGGCACGTGCAATTCAGCCTGCGTTCTGGTTATCAGGTGCCGGCGCAGCAGACCGCCGCCATTGCCAAAGTCGAGCCGGCCACGCTTCAAGAGCCGGCGCCGGTTTTATCCAGCGAATCCTTTCCTGTCACTCCACACTCCGCAACTAGCGTTGCGAGTGCCGAGCAAAAACCCGTGGAGATCGCCAAGGATGGCGCCACTGCGCCTGTAAGAGGTGCTCCCGCAACCGCCATGAAGGCATCGACTAGCGCTTCAGCCTCTGCACCTATGCATGCCGGCGTCAGCAAGCCTCCTTTGCCGATCACTTCGTCAACTGTCGTGCCACAGGTGCGCGAGATTTGGGTAGCTGACGCCGGATCCACACTGCGTGACAGCGTCGAGGCCTGGGCCAAGAAAGCGGGCTGGAAAGTGATCTGGGATCAAGATGACCTCAACTACCCCATCGCCGCTGCCTTGAGGTTTGAAGGCTCATTCAAAGACGCGATTTACCAGTTGTTTCCCCTCTACGACAACGCCCCTCGCCCGTTCATCGTGGACGGCAGCTCAGTTCAGAAAATCGTGCACATCGCCGAGAGGAAGAAGAAATGAACCGACGCCCATGGGTACACCTGGCGACACTGCCGGCTCTGCTGGTGCTGCTATCGAGCTGCAGTCTCCAGCGCGTCGAAGAATCCATCGGGCGCACTGAGCAGACTGGTGAGACGGCTCGTCAGTACACTGCGCTGCTGCGTAACCAACGGGCCGAGCCATCGCGTGAAACGGTTGTATTCAGTGATAAGCCTTGGGTCTCGACCCAGCCCTTGATCACCAAGCGCGGGCTGCCACAGTCGTTGAATCGCGACATCGCCTACCGTCCCTCATCCCCGGTGACAATCACGGAGATTGCACAGTACATCACGTCGGAAACCGGGCTGCCTGTCGTTGTAGCACCGGATGCCATCAATCCCAGCATTCTCGACAGCACTTCCACAGCGTCTACCCAGATTCCTGGTAGCTCGAACACTAGCGCCTCAGCCAGTGGTTTGGAGGGACTCTTTCCGGGAAGCGCCTTATCGCCGGCCTCGGCAATGGCCTTTTCGGGCAACAGTTCGCTGGGACTGCCCCAGACAATCCAAGGTTTGAAGTACGCGGGAGCTGTTTCAGGACTACTGAACCAGGCAACCAGCCGCCTGGGCCTGAGCTGGCACTACGATCCTGACATCAAAGGGGTTCGGATTACCTACTTCGATACGAAGGTCTTCGATGTTTGGGCTTTCGGGGACGACCAGGAGATCGAGAGCACCGTTCGCTCAGGGCTGACCACGTCCACTGGATCAGCGGCAGGGATGTCTGGAGGCAGCTCATCCGGCACTGGCGCCTCTGGCGAGTCCGGTAGCAGCCAGAGCACCAAGGTGAAAATAGTCACCTCGCTGCTTGGTGACATCGAGTCGAACGTCAGGTCAATGCTGAGTACGCGACCGGCCGGACGCATGTTCCTGTCGCGGACAACCGGAACGCTAACCGTCAGTGATCGCCCCGAGGTACTGCGTCGAGTCGAGGCGTACTTGTCGAGTATCAATCGCAGCATCACTCGGCAAGTTTCGTTCAACGTCACCGTTTTCGAGGTAGTCCTGACAGACCGGGATCAACTCGCGCTGAATTGGGCAGCGGTTTATCAGTCGATCTCCAGCAACTGGGGATTCCAACTTGCCAACACTGTCGCGGGTATCGGCAGCGAAGCTGTGACAGGGTCGGTCGGCATCCTGGACACAGCCGATTCGCCCTGGGCTGGCTCTGAGGCGGTGATACAGGCGCTGGCGCAGCAGGGGCGGATCTCGAACATCCGTACGCCAAGCGTTACAACCCTGAACCTGCAGCCGGCCCCCATACAGATTGGCAACGTTCAGAGCTACATTGCATCAAGCACGACCTCGACAACCGCTTCGGTTGGCTCCACCACCTCCCTGAATCCCGCGACCATAACCAGTGGCTTCAACATGATGCTACTGCCCAAGGTACTCGACCGAGACAATCTGCTGCTGATGATCAACCTCAGCATGAGCAGCAGGCCTACCTTTCAGACGTTCGAGAGCAACGATTCGCGCGTTCAAACCGCTGATTACGACACGAAGAATGCTGCCCCGAAAGTGAAGCTGCGTAGCGGGCAGACCTTGGTGTTGACGGGCTTTGAAGAGAACCGCGAAGACGCCACACGATCCGGGGTCGGTAGCGCTCGATTCCTGGGGCTCGGTGGGGGCCGATCAAGGACGTCGGAGCACAGCGTTCTGGTCGTGCTGGTTACCCCCATCGTGGAGGCGGATAGCCTGAGCAGTCAGAGCCAATACGTGCCCAGCATCCGTAACGCTGCGAACAACCTGGTCGCAAATGAACCCGCCATCGGGCTCATGAACTGTCGCCAGCCGCTGCGCGCCTGCTCTGTCTTCTGAGGAGTTGGGTATGAGCACAGAGCAGCTTCAGCCCCAGCGTGCCTCGCGCACTCAGATCATCACGCATCAGGGCAAGGCCTTCGTGACAGGGTTGCGCTGGCACCCTCTGGGCAGCGTTACGGGTTACATGAAAGAAGCCCGCCAGTTCGGCAAGGAAAATAACCTCGATATCGTTGCAATACGCAGGACGCCGGGGATCATTCAGGCGGGCTTTGTCTCCCGAAGCGACGGAGTGACGAAGGGCATGTACTCACTGGCCGCCACACTGGCCGGACAGCTCGGGGACTCCTGGATTGCTGCGTGGCGCATTGAGCGGGACGAAGACCGCTTTGCCGTGGTCGCCGTTCACAAGGGAGGGATAATTCCGGGCTGCGATCTCATTGGCACAGAAGCTGAGGTTCGGCGCCGCGTTGCCCAGCAACGCAGCAGGGGCATCGAGTTCGAGGAATGGTATCTACCCGCTGACTTCGATATGGGTGGTTCGCCCATCGACATCGAGGAGCTGCTCCACCCTTCCAAGCTGAAACGTGAATACCGCCTACGCCCACTGATGTTCGGCCTTTCCAAAGCAGAGCTGGCTCAGCTCATTGTGGTCGCACTCGTCGCCGGCATCGCGCTGACCGCCTGGTTTCAATGGCAAGCATATCAGGCGCGAATCGCCACGGAGGCTCGCCTCGCGGCTGAACAGGCACGCCTGGAAGAGCTGGCCAAACTACATCAAGAAAGTGGAACAGAACAGCCGCCCCAGGCGCTTGAGCACCCTTGGGCAAAACGCCCTTCTGTCATGTCATTTGTCAACGGCTGCAGCCAGGTGATGTATCAACTGCCGCTGAGCATCCAAGGCTGGATTTTCGCCAGCGCGACCTGTGACGGCACCCAGGTTCTGGCCTCGTATAAACGCACAGGCAATAGTTCGGCGCTGCAGCTCATTTCGGCCACCTCCGGCCAGACCTCAGAACGCCCAGCGTTCTTCGATGAAGGCAACTCTGCGACGTTGAAGTTCGTGATGTCGCTGCCGGCCGCCGGCGACGAACCTTTGGCACCCGCTCTTGATGCACTGACCGCATTGTCATCGTGGCTTCACGGCTTTGCCCAGGAACCAACCCTGAAGGAGGTTCCTGTGATCGTTCCTCATCCTGAAGCTCTGCCTGGGGAGCCCGCACCACCGCCACCACAGCCACCTCAGTGGAAGCAGTTCGAGCTGCGCTTCGTTTCAGGTCTTCTTCCCTACGACTCTCTCAGCGGCGCCCCGAGCCAGGGCCTGCGTCTACGCGAAATCAAAACAGAGCTGCAGTCCGAGCTCCTCATGTGGTCAGTAACAGGTGATCTGTATGCCAAATAACCCTCCTGATCTGAAGCTGCCTTTCTGGCTGCCCTTGGTACTGCTCGTAGCCATGCTTGTGGCGTCTTGCATTGCAAACGATGCCCAGGCAGATGTCGTGGATCTATCCGGCATTGATGTTGGAAACCTCGGCAAGGTGCAAAGCCAGACGATCCTGTTCAACGCTCAGGCAGAGCGGGCGAAAGCAAGGCGCTCGATAGCAGAGAACGGCGGGAGCAGCGGGCAATCGGGAGACTCGAACACCCAAGTGCATATCCACTCACCCGTGCCAGGCAATTCGGCTCAGGTCACAACCCAGTTCCAGGATTTGCCGGTAATCAAAGCCATCACCGGGTCGCCCAGGAAGCTGAGCGCGACGCTCCTCTACAAGTCAGGGGTGGAGTTCGATGTGGTTGCTGGCTCCAGCCTCCCAGGCAACTTCCGGGTCAGCAATATCTCTCTGGAGGGTGTGACCGTAGAGGGCAACGGCAAGCAGTTTCTCCTGGGCTTCTCTGGTATCAGCCCGAGCACGTCCGGCTCGACATCTTCTCCTGTAGCGCCGGCACTACCGGGCCAATTCTGAGGTTCACCCCAATGACGACTCACATTCCTGAACGCACTGCCATTGAGTCGGAGATTCCGACCTCTGAAATCTTCCCTCTTGTCACCGTACTCACGGCCCCAGGGGGGCGCTATGAGTTGAAGCCAGAGTTGCGCCAAGTTTGCGCGCTCACATCGGATGGCAAGCTCTATGTCTCAGCTCAACACAGCACTGATCCGTATGTCATGGCTTTCATGGATCAGCTCGAACACGCGGGGTTCGACTATCAGATCCAGAGCTGCTCGATGACCGATATCAAAGCAATCTACCAATCGTCATCGCAAATCGGGCGAATGTCCAAGCAGGTTGAAACCGATCGGCAGGCGCATGCAGTTGCAATCCTTGAGGATGCCCACCGTCGTGGGGCCAGCGACGTTCATATCGTGGTCGGGCATGAGATCACCCGGATCAAGTACCGCATTCACGGCCTGCTGTGGGAAGCCGGCCAGGAAAAAAGCGAAGTAGGCCGCGAGTTGTGCGCAGCGCTGTACAACAGCATGTGCGACGTCACCAAGGATCACTTCCAGCCCCAGATTCCACAAGATGCCCGTGTGAGCCGTCAGTACGTCGAGCAGCTCGGTCTGTTCGGCGCACGTATCGCCACACGCCCGCTCGTTGAAGGGCCGTTGATGGTGATGCGCTTGCTCTACGACGACATGTCGAAGATGACCCTCGAAGACCTGGGCTTTCTTCCCGAGCAAATCAGTCAGTTCGCCCGACTGCGCAGCCTGCCCTATGGCGTGAACCTGATCACCGGGCCGACTGGATCAGGCAAGTCGAAAACGCTCCAGGTCAATATGGATCTCCTGGATCAGGAGGCCTCGAGCACCAAGCATATCCTCACCGTTGAGGATCCACCCGAGTACCGTATCAGAGCTAACCAATCCCCACTCGGGGCCAGTGAGACCTGGGATTCCGCCATCACCAACTCGATGCG
The genomic region above belongs to Pseudomonas sp. GOM7 and contains:
- the pilL2 gene encoding PFGI-1 class ICE element type IV pilus protein PilL2 codes for the protein MRHIMLLAMALVAVAGCALQRQPAPAEPAEAISNPTFIAPDIYADKGAMNPGRERDQVRSGRYTLTSTLPLLSQEDLMSQIIEVTIPGTLNPTVGDALKHALARSGYSLTAPNNVTEVLYSRPLPAAHYKLGPMKLRDTLQVLAGPAWRVQVDEVTRHVQFSLRSGYQVPAQQTAAIAKVEPATLQEPAPVLSSESFPVTPHSATSVASAEQKPVEIAKDGATAPVRGAPATAMKASTSASASAPMHAGVSKPPLPITSSTVVPQVREIWVADAGSTLRDSVEAWAKKAGWKVIWDQDDLNYPIAAALRFEGSFKDAIYQLFPLYDNAPRPFIVDGSSVQKIVHIAERKKK
- the pilN gene encoding PilN family type IVB pilus formation outer membrane protein, producing the protein MNRRPWVHLATLPALLVLLSSCSLQRVEESIGRTEQTGETARQYTALLRNQRAEPSRETVVFSDKPWVSTQPLITKRGLPQSLNRDIAYRPSSPVTITEIAQYITSETGLPVVVAPDAINPSILDSTSTASTQIPGSSNTSASASGLEGLFPGSALSPASAMAFSGNSSLGLPQTIQGLKYAGAVSGLLNQATSRLGLSWHYDPDIKGVRITYFDTKVFDVWAFGDDQEIESTVRSGLTTSTGSAAGMSGGSSSGTGASGESGSSQSTKVKIVTSLLGDIESNVRSMLSTRPAGRMFLSRTTGTLTVSDRPEVLRRVEAYLSSINRSITRQVSFNVTVFEVVLTDRDQLALNWAAVYQSISSNWGFQLANTVAGIGSEAVTGSVGILDTADSPWAGSEAVIQALAQQGRISNIRTPSVTTLNLQPAPIQIGNVQSYIASSTTSTTASVGSTTSLNPATITSGFNMMLLPKVLDRDNLLLMINLSMSSRPTFQTFESNDSRVQTADYDTKNAAPKVKLRSGQTLVLTGFEENREDATRSGVGSARFLGLGGGRSRTSEHSVLVVLVTPIVEADSLSSQSQYVPSIRNAANNLVANEPAIGLMNCRQPLRACSVF
- the pilO2 gene encoding type 4b pilus protein PilO2, producing the protein MSTEQLQPQRASRTQIITHQGKAFVTGLRWHPLGSVTGYMKEARQFGKENNLDIVAIRRTPGIIQAGFVSRSDGVTKGMYSLAATLAGQLGDSWIAAWRIERDEDRFAVVAVHKGGIIPGCDLIGTEAEVRRRVAQQRSRGIEFEEWYLPADFDMGGSPIDIEELLHPSKLKREYRLRPLMFGLSKAELAQLIVVALVAGIALTAWFQWQAYQARIATEARLAAEQARLEELAKLHQESGTEQPPQALEHPWAKRPSVMSFVNGCSQVMYQLPLSIQGWIFASATCDGTQVLASYKRTGNSSALQLISATSGQTSERPAFFDEGNSATLKFVMSLPAAGDEPLAPALDALTALSSWLHGFAQEPTLKEVPVIVPHPEALPGEPAPPPPQPPQWKQFELRFVSGLLPYDSLSGAPSQGLRLREIKTELQSELLMWSVTGDLYAK
- the pilP gene encoding type IV pilus biogenesis protein PilP yields the protein MPNNPPDLKLPFWLPLVLLVAMLVASCIANDAQADVVDLSGIDVGNLGKVQSQTILFNAQAERAKARRSIAENGGSSGQSGDSNTQVHIHSPVPGNSAQVTTQFQDLPVIKAITGSPRKLSATLLYKSGVEFDVVAGSSLPGNFRVSNISLEGVTVEGNGKQFLLGFSGISPSTSGSTSSPVAPALPGQF
- a CDS encoding GspE/PulE family protein — encoded protein: MTTHIPERTAIESEIPTSEIFPLVTVLTAPGGRYELKPELRQVCALTSDGKLYVSAQHSTDPYVMAFMDQLEHAGFDYQIQSCSMTDIKAIYQSSSQIGRMSKQVETDRQAHAVAILEDAHRRGASDVHIVVGHEITRIKYRIHGLLWEAGQEKSEVGRELCAALYNSMCDVTKDHFQPQIPQDARVSRQYVEQLGLFGARIATRPLVEGPLMVMRLLYDDMSKMTLEDLGFLPEQISQFARLRSLPYGVNLITGPTGSGKSKTLQVNMDLLDQEASSTKHILTVEDPPEYRIRANQSPLGASETWDSAITNSMRLDPDNLMYGEIRDLASAQAAFRGGMTGHLVWSTLHTNNAVASLQRLADMGVDQYLITDPALMTGVINQSLLPVLCPKCRLPAKDHAERLDSGLRDRLEHLQILHNTSLKGDGCSSCKGLGVVGRTVVAEVLLTDLSFMRVFAESGASAARRYWVKEMGGVTKIAHAITKIAAGEIDPRHAETIIGPLDFDQQVVELTHAG